TTATTGATTGGTTTATAGAAGTCACCAATTAATTCTTCTATTTGTACATCAAATCCTCGTTTAAATCGATATACACCATAGTCTTCACTATTTTCTGTGAAGTCTCCAGATAATCCGTAGAAGTTATATCTTTCAAAACCATTTTCGAAACAGTAGTTAATCATATGCCAATGCATCATATATGGTCCCATATAGTGATTATATTTTTCACTAGATCCACCTGAGAAGTAATTAATTTCATATGCATTCTCAAAGAATACACCTGCTGCTAAGTTTAATACTTCACCGTCAGTTTTAATCAGTTCACTTGTTTCTAGTAATTCTTTTTGTGCATGATCAATTTGTCTATCTGTCTCAGCTATTTTTTTAAGTTGTTTTTCTGATTTATTTTCTTTTGCCATCATTTGATCGCGTCTTGTTTCTAAGTCATTTAAGCTTTCTTGTGTTGTCTTAATATATTCGTTTAAATCGATATATGCTAAAGGTACAAGTGCTTTAGAACCATATGTATCGATAAAGTTTAAGAAGTATTCATCTGTTTTTGAAATGAATCCTGCTCTTTCTTCTGTTTCTCTATACAGTTTAAAGAATATATCTAGTTCATCTCTTTCAAGGAAACGCACTTTAACGCCGTAATTATGCGCTTTATTAACATTACGTTTACGTTGACTATCAAAGCCTTTTTTAACTTCAGCTAACGTTTTATCTTTTAAGTTTAATACGCCCATCCATCTTACTTGGCTTGATGGATCGTATTTTGTTGTAAAGCCGTGATGATTATACCCTAATGACTTAATAAGGTTGATAATTTCATCGTTGGCACCGTCTTCTTTAATTTGTTTAATATCTTTATCATAAATGTTGTAAATCCAATATGGGTCTACTTTAACGTATAAACATTGATGTTGTTTTAAATATTTTTCAAGTGCTTTAAAATAATATTCTACTAAATCTAGATTACTATAATCCATTACCGGACCACGATTTGAATAATATACATAACTACCTAATGTTGGTATTTTTGAGAATAAACTTGCTGCTACTACTTGATTATTTTCATCTTTAATACCTAATAATACAACTTGAAAACCATCATTTTCCCTAGTCTTGATGTTTTCTTTCACTTGAAAGTAGTGACTTTCGTATTGACTATCAGATACGAAATCATCATATTCAGTAACCGTTAATTCTGTAAATTTCATATTATCTAAATTCCTCTCTTACTGAAAATCATTTATTTTTTTAAAACTTTTTTTATCGTTGTATATGCTTTGTACGCTGGTTTATTAATTGGTTTAACAAAATCTCCAATATATTCATAAACATCTGCGTTATAACCTTTTTTAAATTTAATAACACCTACATCTGGCGCATCTTCAGAAAAGTCACCGCTAATACCATAGAAATTGTAACGATCAATATTATTTTCTAAAGCATACTTAATCATTTCCCATTGAATAGCATAACTACCTGCAAAATGACGATATTCATTAGAAGATCCACCTGCATAATATACAACTTCAAATGGATTTATAATGAAGAAACCTGCAGCTATTGGTAACGTATCACCATGCTCTTTTCTTAATTGTAGCGCTTCTTCAAGCTTAGTTTCATTTGCTTCTCTTTGTTGTTTCAGATTGTCGATTTTATTAATTGTCTTTTGGTTATCAGGTTTCTTTTCTAAATCTTTTTCTGCTTTAGCAATATCTTTGTTATATAGTTCGTGGTCTTTTTCCAGTTGAGGAATATAAGTTTCAAAGTCTATATATGCTAAAGGTATTTTAACATTTTCAAAATACTTTATTCTATTATAGTAGAAGTCGTCTCCACGATCATGGAAATCTTTTTTCTCAGTTGTATCTTCCATAAATTGACGGAAAATAGGCATTTCATCTTCTGATAAGAAACGTACTTTAACCCCATTTTTTTGAACTTTTTTAGTATTACGCTTTCTTAAACTGTCCATATTTTTAATGAGTGTCTTTTCATCCATGCCTTCTAAATCAAGTACTGAATGCCATCTAATTTGATGAATTGGGTGGAAACCAGTTGTGAAACCTTGATGTTCATAACCTAACGATTCGAATTGATCAATTAAACCATCACGATTAAATGATTGTTTAATATTACCGTCGTGGTCTCTTAGTTGATATGGCAAGTAAGGATCCATTCTAAAGAACAAACCATTATAACCTTTTAAGTATGTAACAATTTCTTTGAAGAAAAAGTCTACCAGGTCTTTACGATCATAATCCATTACTGGTCCTCTATTCGAGTAAAAGTAATTAAATTTTTTCATAACTGGAACACTTGTTAATAGACATGCAGCTTGTACTTCACCTTGCTCATCTTTAACACCTACTAAATGCGTCGAAGTACCTTCTGATGTTTTTAATTCATAATTCCCTACAGTTTGTGTGAAATGCGTATATGGCATCTTATTAGTAAAAGCTTCAAATTCACCTGTCGTTAAATTTGTAAATTTCATTTATACAATACTCCCAATCTCATATTTATGTATTTGCTACAATTATACAATATTTTATCTCTATTCGAAAACAATACTCATTACTATACCATTATTTCATAAAGAAAAACCTACCAAATGGTAGGTTTTTCTCTTAATTGCATATTATTTTATGACATTAACAAATTTTTCAGCAACTTCTTGACTCGAATTAGGATTTTGACCCGTTACGAATTTCCCATCAGTCACTGTATGAGATTCAAAGTCAGCACCTTTCACAAATCTAGCACCTTGTTGCTCTAATTGTGTTTGAAGTAAGAATGGTACATCTTCTTCAAGATCCATTGCTTTTTCTTCACTATCTGTAAATGCTGTTAATTTAACGTCTTTAACTAAATAATTTCCATCAGGAAGTTTTGCGCCTACAAACGCACTAGGACCATGGCAAACAGCACCAATTACTTTATCATTATTTCTATAATAAGCTAACATATCTTCTAAGTCTGCGTTATTTGGAAAATCAAACACCGTACCATGTCCACCTGGTAAAAAGATGCCTTCATAATTTTCAAATACGATATCTCTAATACTGTATGTTTGTTGTAATTTTTCTAACACATCATGGTATTCTTTAGTTTCATCATTTTGAGTTGAATTAGGATCAATCGGTACACTACCACCTGTAACAGATGCAAAGTCTACTTCTAATCCATTTTTAATGAATACTTTGTAAGGAATTGCTGCTTCTTCTAGCCATAACCCAGTCGGTTTACCATCTTTAAATTGAGATGCATTTGTAACAACTATGAGAACTTTTTTGCTCATTAGAAACACTCCTTTTCTTTTGTTAATGTCGATTATACATGATGTGCGTGTCTTTTTCTTCCGAGAAGGTTTATACTTCGTTAATCTTCATCTAGTGCTGTTCTAATGGATTTTAAATAATCTACAGTTTGTTCGGTGGCATCATTCTCTAATCGTTTGACAATTTCACTACCGATGACGACACCATCACTAAATGATTTGATTTCTTGAGCATTTTCCACTGTTTTAATACCGAAACCACAAACGACTGGCACATTTGCATGTTGTTGAATGAATTGTATTTTATCTTTTAAGCCTTCATGGAAACCTCTTCCGTCACCAGTAGTGGCATTCATCGTAACTGTATAAATAAAACCTTCAGCATGCTCTGCAATTTTTTTAATTCTTTCATCACTAGAAGTCATAGCGATTAATGAAATTAATTTAATACCTTTAGGCTTTAACTTCTCTTTAAAACGTTCACCTAATTCAAAAGGTAAATCAGGAATAATTAATCCATAAACATTTGCTTCAGCAATTCTTTCTATGAATTGTTCAACACCGTATGAATCAACCAAATTGTAGTATGTCATAAATAAATAAGGTGTGTTGATATCGTTTTTATGTTGAATCAATTGATCTATAATTTTATTGACTGACATACCTTGTTTAATAGCTTCTTGTCCTGCTTTCATAATTGTTGGACCATCGGCGACAGGATCAGAGAATGGCAAACCAATTTCAATATAATCTGCGCCATGTTCATCCATTAACTTCACAGATTTTATAAAATCTTTATTCCCCATTATATAAGGTATAAAAAGTTTATTCATGTTCATTCCCCTCCTCACCTTGCATATATTTTCTTATTGTTTCCATATCTTTATCTCCTCTTCCAGAGACTGTCACAACTATAATTTCGTCTTTACCCATAGTCGGGGCTAATTTCTCAACATAACTTAATGCATGTGCACTTTCAATTGCAGGTATAATGCCTTCTAATTGTGTGAATTTAATGAGGGCATCCATTGCTTCTTTATCACTTGCGTTTGGATACTCTACTCTACCTATTTGATTGTAATAACTATGTTCTGGTCCGACACCAGGATAATCTAACCCAGCTGAAATAGAATGCGCAAGTTCAATTTGACCATTATCATCTTGAATTAAATACATTCTAGAACCGTGCAACACACCAGGTTTCCCTTTATTTATTGCAAGTGCATGTTTCGATGTATCTACACCTTCACCAGCAGCTTCTACACCGTATAATTTAACAGTTTCATCATTAACAAATGGATAGAACGTTCCAATAGCATTAGAACCCCCTCCGATACAAGCAACAATAGCGTCTGGTAAACGAGATTCTTTTTCTAAAATTTGTTGTTTAATTTCTTTTCCGATAACGCTTTGTAAGTCTCTAACGATTGTAGGGAACGGATGTGGTCCAAGTGCAGAACCTAGTAAGTAATGTGTATCTTCTACATTTGATACCCAATATTGTAATGCTTTATTTACGGCATCAGACAGTGTTCCTTGTCCATCTGTTACAGGAACAACTTTAGCACCTAACAATTCCATTCTAAATACATTTAAAGCTTGTCGTTCAATATCTTCCTCGCCCATAAATACAATCAATTCCATATCAAATAGCGCAGCAATAGTTGCACTCGCCACACCATGTTGACCAGCACCTGTCTCTGCAACAAGTTTGCGTTTACCCATTTTTTGAGCAATGAGCGCTTGTCCTAATGCATTGTTTATCTTATGTGCGCCAGTATGATTTAAATCTTCACGTTTTAAATAAATTTTAGCGCCACCCAGTTCTTCAGTATAACGTTTAGCATATGTTAATGGTGTTTCTCTACCTACATAGTCTTTTAAATAACCATTTAACGTTTTATGAAATTCTGGATCATCTTTTAATGTTTGATATGTGTCATTGAGTTCTTGTACAGCAGGCATTAATGTTTCTGGTACATATTGTCCACCGAATTCACCGAAGAAACCTAAATCATCTGCTTCTAATTGTATATTCTTATTCACAGCTATCATCCCTTTACATATGTTAATAATGTTTCTATTTTATTATGATCTTTTTGACCATTCGTTTCTATTCCACTTGATATATCATAGCCAGCGTTGTTTAAATTCAATTGTTCTATTTGCTTAATTTTATCGACATTGATACCACCAGCTATTAAATAAGAAATATCTTTTATTTCATTTAAAAGGGACCAATCATATGATTTACCTGTCCCTCCATAATTTTTAGAAGGTGTATCGATTAAAAACAAATCAACGTCATCTTGAAACGTTTTAATATTATTGAATAATGAGTCATTAGCAGGCAATGCTTTATAAATTTTGATGTGTGGGTATTTCCCTTTTATTTGTTTAATAAAATCGATTGTTTCATCTCCGTGAAATTGAATTGTATTAATAGATGTTTGTTCTACTAATCTTTCAATTTCTGCAAAAGATAAATTCACAACAACAGCTACAATATCTATATAGTTAGGAATACGTTCACTTAATGTCCCAATGTCTTCTATAGTGACATAGCGTTTACTTTTAGGAAAAGTAATAAAACCAATAGCATCAACTTTATTATGAACTGCCGTTTCTATAGTAGCTTCATCTTGGAAACCACAACATTTAATGAACATGTTGGTCACCTTGTTTTTTCAATCTTAAACTTGGTAAAAACACCTCTAAATTTGGATGTTTCATAAGAGATTCACCAATTAGTGCACCATCTATTCCACTGTCGATAATACTTTCTACATCTTCTAATGTACGAATGCCACTTTCTGATATATATGTGACACCAGGTTTAATCGACTTTAATATTTCATTTGTATGTTTAACATCTGTTACAAAGCGTTTTAAATCTCTATTATTCACACCAATTAATGCTGCGTCAATTTCGTGTGCAACAGCTAATTCAGCTTTATCATGAACTTCAACAAGAACTTCTAAACCTTTACTGATTGCATAGTCGTATAAGCTTTTAAGTTCCTCTTTCGTTAATATATTAACAATTAACAATACGATTGAAGCACCAACGTGATATGCTAAATCAATTTGTCTTTTATCAATTATAAAATCTTTACATAATACTGGTAACGTTGTTTTTGTCGTTAAAATTTGTAGTCGTTCATAACTACCATCAAAATATTTTTCATCCGTTAATATAGATATAGCAGAAGCACCATGTTGTTCATAAAGCTTTATTTGTGTAGCCATATCTCTTTTAGGAATATCGGATACGGTTGGACTTTTCGCTTTTAATTCTGCAATGATGTTTAATTGATGATCATTTTTCACGCGACTTAAAAATGACGTTTTATGCTGAACATCGACTTTATCTAATGCCTCTAATTTTTGTTCATAATAATTTTCATCAAGTAAATGTTTTTTATATTCAACGATTTCATCCAATATTGTCATAAACTTTTCCTCCTACAGATTCTAATATATTTAACGCTACTTTTTGATCAATCAATTCTTCTGCTAAAGTAACACCTTCTTGGATGGTATGTACTTTATCGCCTACATATAATGCTAATGCTGCATTTAAAACTACAACATCTCTTTTAGGTCCTTGATCGAGACCAGTTAAAATATTTAACGTAATTTCTTTATTTTCTTCAGGTGTACCTCCATTTAAAGCATCATTACTTGCAGTTTGAAGGCCATAATCTTTTGCATTGACCGTATAATTTTCAATTCCGTTTTCTTGAGAAATTTCATATATTTTATTGTCGCCTGAAAGTGTAGCTTCATCCATGCCACCTGCACCATGGACTACAATCGCACGCTTACGACCAAGTTTATACAATGCTTCTGCAATTGTATAAAGTTTAGTCTCGTCATACACACCCATGACTTGATAATCTAATTTATATGGATGAATCATTGGACCTAATAAATTAAATGTTGTAGGTGTTGGAATTGTTTTTCTAACTGGCTGTACAATTTTCATGATTGGATAAGTTTCTGTTGCACTTAAAAACGCTAAATGCGTTTCGTTTACTCTTTCAGTAGCTTCACTAATAGGTGTTGTATGGATATTTAAAGCTGATAGAATATCAATGCTTCCTGTTTTAGAAGTGATGCTTTTATTGCCATGTTTCAATACTTTTAAACCAGCTGCTGCAACTACGAAAGAAGCGGTTGTAGAAATATTAAAACTACCAGAATGATCTCCACCAGTACCACAAACACAAATACTATTTTCTATATAAGGTCTATCTTTGTATGTTGTCTCAATTAAACTTTGTGTTAAATTAGACAATTCATCTGATGTTTCACCTTTCATACTTAAAGCAACCAAATGTGCAACTTTCAATGAAACATCTACTTGTTCGTTCATCATAAGATCTACAAAGTTCTTCATTTCTTGCTGTGTTAAGTTACGATATTGAATGAGTTGTTTTAAAGTGTTCATTGTTTGCACCCTCCGTCATAGTATTTATAAATGCTTTTATAATTTCACGACCATATTCAGAAGCAAATGATTCAGGATGATACTGTATTCCGAAATGTGGTTTGTTTATATGTTCAAATGATTGAATGGCATCGATTGTTCTTCCGGTAACTTTTAAGCAGCTTGGAAAAGTTGCTTCGTCACTTATTAATGAGTGATATCTCATAATTTTAAAATGCTGTTCACATGCTTCATATAATATAGATGAATCTATCAAATTGATTTGATCAACTTTGCCATGCTTTACCTCTTTACCCACTATGACTTTTCCACCATAGTATGTCGTCAGTGCTTGAGCACCTAAACAGATGCCTAAAATCGGTTTATCTTTATATGCATCGATGATTTTTCTTAAATCATCCGTATCTTCTGGATGACCAGGCCCAGGAGATATGACGAGCCCATCAATTTCTAAATTCAAAGGCGCTTCATCTGGGTGATAAATGACGACTTCTTCAAATTGTTTAATTAAGTCAACTAAGTTATAAGTGAATGAATCATAATTATCGATTACTAATATCATGGCGATACCTCCAATAAACTTTTAGCTTTTATCATCGTTTCTTTTAATTCTTTTTTCGGGTCTGAATCATAAACCACGCCACACCCAGCTTCGACATTAACGTATTCTTTATCAACGACCATCGTTCTGATCGTTAATGCAAAATCTAAATCATGATTACAGTTAATGTAACCAACACCACCTGCATAAATACCACGTTTTTGTTTTCTGCTTTCATAAATTCTCGTGATAGCTCTAGTCTTAGGTGCACCAGATACAGTACCTGCTGGTAATAATGCTGTTATCATTTGAAGCGGTGTTACTTCTGGCTTAATTTTACCTTCGACGATTGTAACGATATGCATCACATGTTCAAACCTTTCAATCGTCATGAGCTTTGGCATAAATACGGAACCCGTTTGAGCAATCATATTCAAGTCGTTTCTACCTAAATCTACAAGCATGCGGTGCTCTGCTAACTCTTTCTCATCTGTTAATAATGCGATTTCATTTTGTTTATCTTCTTCTTCTGATTGTCCACGTTTATTCGTACCTGCTATCGGATTTGTTGTAATGACTTCACCTTCTTTTTTTATAAAGCTTTCTGGTGATGATCCAATAATCGTTCTATCATCGTCGTCTATATAGTACATATAAGGACTTGGATTTTGTCTTTTTAAATTTTTATAAATTTGAAGTTTTAAATTCTCACTATTTTCTTGTTCAAAATAATGTTTATATTTATAAATTCTTGAAGGGACAACTTGGAACATGTCACCTTTACTAATCAATGATTTATAATGTTCAACTTCTTTCATAAAATCTTCTTCAGTTATATTAGTTTCTAACGCGCCTCTTTGATGATGTTCAATTTTATTTTGAAATAGCGATACATTTTTTAGATTATTGATCATGTTATCAAGTTCTGAATCGATTTGTTCTTCATTTTTCCCACTAAATAAATTTGAAGTGATAATGAAAAGTTCTTCTTTAAAATGGTCAAAAATGTAAGCAGATTCAACTAAGTTGAACGAAGCATCAGGTATCTCCGACTTCACTTCTATTTGCTGTAATAATTTATTTTGATACCTTATTAAATCAAAGCTACAATATCCAATCATTCCAGAAATAAAAGGTAAATGGTTAAGTGCTTCTGGTGTATCTTCAACTTTCATTTCGTTTATAAAAGTTTCTAAAGATTCATATGGTGTTTCTTTTTTAATTTGTTCTTCACCATTTATCAGTATTTGAAAGTAATCATCATATAATTTAACTTTTCCAACTGCATCAAATGCAACTATAGAAAATCTACCTTTCATTTGATCTGTACTTGCACTTTCTAAAATCATCTTTTTATTTTTAATTTGAGCTAAAGTTTCTGGCGTAATATCAGCATTTAATTTTTTGAATTTAATAATCATTGTTATCCTCCTTAATAAAAAAACCGCGCATAAACATCCTAATGTAACAGGACGCTTATGCGCGGTACCACCTTGATTAATAAGTTATCACTTATTCACTCATTCGATATTCAATTATTTATGACATGATCCCCATTTCTAAATTAAAGTGTGTTAGTTTGCATCACCCACTAACTTTCTATGTGCTACTATCTTTAATTTATACTCATGACCACTTAATTTTGTATACAAAAAGACACCACAGTATACGCTCTCTGTAAGGACGCGTTACCGTGGTGCCACCTTAGTTAACATTTAATCAATATGTTCACTTTAACAATCATTCAATTTATCATTCGAAAGCCCATTTCTCTCACTGTGTGTCGTGCTAATTTTCATCAACCATTAGCTTTCTATTCGCTACAAACATCACGAGATACTTATCTTTCAAATTCCGAATAACTTCTTCGGATTAATTAAATATCACTATACGAGAATATATTTTAAAAGTCAACCCTTATATTCCACTTTAACTATTAATATTTGATAAACAATAAGCTCTTAATAATTTTTCACTTTCCAATATTGAATCTTCATGTGTACGTTCTAATGCATGTGATGATTCAATACCTGCACCAAATAGACCATGTCTAATATCGGCACCAGCATGTAAAGCTGCAGAAGCATCTGAACCATAATAAGGATAAATATCTAATTTATACTTAATATCATTTTCTTTACATAATTCAACAAAATGATTTCTTAAGCCAACATGATATGGTCCTGAAGCATCTTTTACACAAATTGAGACAGTGTATTCATCTGAAGCTTGACCGTCTCCTAATGCACCCATATCAAAAGCGATAAATTCTACAACATTTTCAGGAATACTTGAATTTGCACCATAGCCAATTTCCTCATTATTAGAAATATAAAATTGAGTTGTATGTGGCAATTCAATATTTTCTTCTTTAAGATATTTTAAAAATTGCAGAATCATAGCTACACTTGCTTTGTCGTCTAGATGACGTGATTTCACAAATCCTGATTCCGTATGCACAAATCTCGGTTCGAAGCTTACTGCATCTCCGATTTCTATACCTAACGCTCTAGTATCTTCAGCATTAAATGTCTTTTCATCAACGCGCACTTCCATATGATCAGCATTTCTAGGAATTTCAGTATTATTTTTATAAACATGAACACTTGTCTCATGTAAGCAAATAGTACCTGAAATCTCTTTGCCACTTTGAGTCGTAATAGTACAATACTCCCCTTCAATCGCATTCCAGCTAAATCCACCGATTAAGTCTAATTTTAGTCTGCCGTCTTGATTAATATCTTTAACGATTGCTCCGAGAGTGTCAACATGTGCTGTAATAAGACGTTGTTGGTCATCATTTTTTCCTGGAACATGAATAAATAATCCACCTTTATGTGTTACACTCGTATCATAATTTAAAGATTCAGCTATTTTTTTACAGTATTCAATTGCTGGATCTGCAAAGCCTGATGGACTATTAATATGCACGAGCTCTTTAATGGTTTCTATCGTTTCATTTACATTAATTGTCATGATTCCACTCCTTTTACATTTATTATCATTCTATACTTTTTAAGAAATAAATCAATAACACTTGCTTTCACACACTAACTTACTTTAAACTATTAAAGTAATGGAGGGATTTTATGCAACGCATATTTATAGTTGGA
This portion of the Mammaliicoccus vitulinus genome encodes:
- a CDS encoding aminoacyltransferase, which encodes MKFTELTVTEYDDFVSDSQYESHYFQVKENIKTRENDGFQVVLLGIKDENNQVVAASLFSKIPTLGSYVYYSNRGPVMDYSNLDLVEYYFKALEKYLKQHQCLYVKVDPYWIYNIYDKDIKQIKEDGANDEIINLIKSLGYNHHGFTTKYDPSSQVRWMGVLNLKDKTLAEVKKGFDSQRKRNVNKAHNYGVKVRFLERDELDIFFKLYRETEERAGFISKTDEYFLNFIDTYGSKALVPLAYIDLNEYIKTTQESLNDLETRRDQMMAKENKSEKQLKKIAETDRQIDHAQKELLETSELIKTDGEVLNLAAGVFFENAYEINYFSGGSSEKYNHYMGPYMMHWHMINYCFENGFERYNFYGLSGDFTENSEDYGVYRFKRGFDVQIEELIGDFYKPINKKKYFLYNTLQKVRSKIKK
- a CDS encoding aminoacyltransferase, producing MKFTNLTTGEFEAFTNKMPYTHFTQTVGNYELKTSEGTSTHLVGVKDEQGEVQAACLLTSVPVMKKFNYFYSNRGPVMDYDRKDLVDFFFKEIVTYLKGYNGLFFRMDPYLPYQLRDHDGNIKQSFNRDGLIDQFESLGYEHQGFTTGFHPIHQIRWHSVLDLEGMDEKTLIKNMDSLRKRNTKKVQKNGVKVRFLSEDEMPIFRQFMEDTTEKKDFHDRGDDFYYNRIKYFENVKIPLAYIDFETYIPQLEKDHELYNKDIAKAEKDLEKKPDNQKTINKIDNLKQQREANETKLEEALQLRKEHGDTLPIAAGFFIINPFEVVYYAGGSSNEYRHFAGSYAIQWEMIKYALENNIDRYNFYGISGDFSEDAPDVGVIKFKKGYNADVYEYIGDFVKPINKPAYKAYTTIKKVLKK
- a CDS encoding type 1 glutamine amidotransferase domain-containing protein is translated as MSKKVLIVVTNASQFKDGKPTGLWLEEAAIPYKVFIKNGLEVDFASVTGGSVPIDPNSTQNDETKEYHDVLEKLQQTYSIRDIVFENYEGIFLPGGHGTVFDFPNNADLEDMLAYYRNNDKVIGAVCHGPSAFVGAKLPDGNYLVKDVKLTAFTDSEEKAMDLEEDVPFLLQTQLEQQGARFVKGADFESHTVTDGKFVTGQNPNSSQEVAEKFVNVIK
- the trpA gene encoding tryptophan synthase subunit alpha, which translates into the protein MNKLFIPYIMGNKDFIKSVKLMDEHGADYIEIGLPFSDPVADGPTIMKAGQEAIKQGMSVNKIIDQLIQHKNDINTPYLFMTYYNLVDSYGVEQFIERIAEANVYGLIIPDLPFELGERFKEKLKPKGIKLISLIAMTSSDERIKKIAEHAEGFIYTVTMNATTGDGRGFHEGLKDKIQFIQQHANVPVVCGFGIKTVENAQEIKSFSDGVVIGSEIVKRLENDATEQTVDYLKSIRTALDED
- the trpB gene encoding tryptophan synthase subunit beta; protein product: MNKNIQLEADDLGFFGEFGGQYVPETLMPAVQELNDTYQTLKDDPEFHKTLNGYLKDYVGRETPLTYAKRYTEELGGAKIYLKREDLNHTGAHKINNALGQALIAQKMGKRKLVAETGAGQHGVASATIAALFDMELIVFMGEEDIERQALNVFRMELLGAKVVPVTDGQGTLSDAVNKALQYWVSNVEDTHYLLGSALGPHPFPTIVRDLQSVIGKEIKQQILEKESRLPDAIVACIGGGSNAIGTFYPFVNDETVKLYGVEAAGEGVDTSKHALAINKGKPGVLHGSRMYLIQDDNGQIELAHSISAGLDYPGVGPEHSYYNQIGRVEYPNASDKEAMDALIKFTQLEGIIPAIESAHALSYVEKLAPTMGKDEIIVVTVSGRGDKDMETIRKYMQGEEGNEHE
- a CDS encoding phosphoribosylanthranilate isomerase, whose protein sequence is MFIKCCGFQDEATIETAVHNKVDAIGFITFPKSKRYVTIEDIGTLSERIPNYIDIVAVVVNLSFAEIERLVEQTSINTIQFHGDETIDFIKQIKGKYPHIKIYKALPANDSLFNNIKTFQDDVDLFLIDTPSKNYGGTGKSYDWSLLNEIKDISYLIAGGINVDKIKQIEQLNLNNAGYDISSGIETNGQKDHNKIETLLTYVKG
- the trpC gene encoding indole-3-glycerol phosphate synthase TrpC, translated to MTILDEIVEYKKHLLDENYYEQKLEALDKVDVQHKTSFLSRVKNDHQLNIIAELKAKSPTVSDIPKRDMATQIKLYEQHGASAISILTDEKYFDGSYERLQILTTKTTLPVLCKDFIIDKRQIDLAYHVGASIVLLIVNILTKEELKSLYDYAISKGLEVLVEVHDKAELAVAHEIDAALIGVNNRDLKRFVTDVKHTNEILKSIKPGVTYISESGIRTLEDVESIIDSGIDGALIGESLMKHPNLEVFLPSLRLKKQGDQHVH
- the trpD gene encoding anthranilate phosphoribosyltransferase encodes the protein MNTLKQLIQYRNLTQQEMKNFVDLMMNEQVDVSLKVAHLVALSMKGETSDELSNLTQSLIETTYKDRPYIENSICVCGTGGDHSGSFNISTTASFVVAAAGLKVLKHGNKSITSKTGSIDILSALNIHTTPISEATERVNETHLAFLSATETYPIMKIVQPVRKTIPTPTTFNLLGPMIHPYKLDYQVMGVYDETKLYTIAEALYKLGRKRAIVVHGAGGMDEATLSGDNKIYEISQENGIENYTVNAKDYGLQTASNDALNGGTPEENKEITLNILTGLDQGPKRDVVVLNAALALYVGDKVHTIQEGVTLAEELIDQKVALNILESVGGKVYDNIG
- a CDS encoding anthranilate synthase component II, encoding MILVIDNYDSFTYNLVDLIKQFEEVVIYHPDEAPLNLEIDGLVISPGPGHPEDTDDLRKIIDAYKDKPILGICLGAQALTTYYGGKVIVGKEVKHGKVDQINLIDSSILYEACEQHFKIMRYHSLISDEATFPSCLKVTGRTIDAIQSFEHINKPHFGIQYHPESFASEYGREIIKAFINTMTEGANNEHFKTTHSIS
- a CDS encoding anthranilate synthase component I, which codes for MIIKFKKLNADITPETLAQIKNKKMILESASTDQMKGRFSIVAFDAVGKVKLYDDYFQILINGEEQIKKETPYESLETFINEMKVEDTPEALNHLPFISGMIGYCSFDLIRYQNKLLQQIEVKSEIPDASFNLVESAYIFDHFKEELFIITSNLFSGKNEEQIDSELDNMINNLKNVSLFQNKIEHHQRGALETNITEEDFMKEVEHYKSLISKGDMFQVVPSRIYKYKHYFEQENSENLKLQIYKNLKRQNPSPYMYYIDDDDRTIIGSSPESFIKKEGEVITTNPIAGTNKRGQSEEEDKQNEIALLTDEKELAEHRMLVDLGRNDLNMIAQTGSVFMPKLMTIERFEHVMHIVTIVEGKIKPEVTPLQMITALLPAGTVSGAPKTRAITRIYESRKQKRGIYAGGVGYINCNHDLDFALTIRTMVVDKEYVNVEAGCGVVYDSDPKKELKETMIKAKSLLEVSP
- a CDS encoding M42 family metallopeptidase, with the translated sequence MTINVNETIETIKELVHINSPSGFADPAIEYCKKIAESLNYDTSVTHKGGLFIHVPGKNDDQQRLITAHVDTLGAIVKDINQDGRLKLDLIGGFSWNAIEGEYCTITTQSGKEISGTICLHETSVHVYKNNTEIPRNADHMEVRVDEKTFNAEDTRALGIEIGDAVSFEPRFVHTESGFVKSRHLDDKASVAMILQFLKYLKEENIELPHTTQFYISNNEEIGYGANSSIPENVVEFIAFDMGALGDGQASDEYTVSICVKDASGPYHVGLRNHFVELCKENDIKYKLDIYPYYGSDASAALHAGADIRHGLFGAGIESSHALERTHEDSILESEKLLRAYCLSNINS